A genomic stretch from Setaria italica strain Yugu1 chromosome VII, Setaria_italica_v2.0, whole genome shotgun sequence includes:
- the LOC101765219 gene encoding disease resistance protein RPP13, with product MGVMNSLCDETEALMDEEYVKFSNMSKELSFIRDELSSMNAFLEILADKEELDPLTKNWKNQVREMAYDIEDWIDEVMRHASQDGTAAGLIWKIIQRLSMLRTKNRISNEIRQIKARVMEVSHRHKRYKIDVSTSASKYVSVDPRLHALYADEDGLEGMDGPRNELVELLLDEGQRLRVVSVVGIGGLGKTTLANEVYKRIGDKFDCQAFVSVSQRPDMTRILANMFSQLGQEPPSQPSEVQNLINDLRKHLQDKRYFVIFDDIWEESAWDILRCALPKNEQASRVITTTRIETVAIACCSYLHEYVYKMEPLDDQQSKRLFLNRIFGSEDACPEQLRDISTEILDKCNGLPLAIVSISGLLANQATTRVEQWEHVRNSLGNKFGKCSALDSTRRILQLSYKNLPYYLKACFLYLGIYPEDYTIWKNDVVKQWIAEGFVSKVQGLDAEDVASNYFNELVNRSMISPNDVNYQNEVLSCKVHDMMLDFILSECAEENFLRINDKPNASLGLHNNVRRLSIQYDNGNHSVMDPAKNLSHVRSLAAFGGSNFLYLNPLSEFSFLRVLIVGFSDVSYKMELDFLGVCKLFQLRYLKIETNIHVQLQLPEKIGELQQLETLDIEWGSVVIPSDIICLPCLTHLIIPESTRLPDGIGNMKSLVTLQSFDLGENSIDSIRGLGQLTNLRDLKLCYSRTTISNTALCMDVLQSSLEMLCNLKYLYMYWPGICGSGLSLLNPSPRHLQTLELTYWCFPKVPEWIAELHELQVLKIAIRELSMDGFLVLARLPALTNLGLRTQVSPREGITIYSMAFPALKYFKYWCRIPRLTFEAGAMPKLERLKLRFKEIFESPSGIEHLFALKEVFLEIGGLRGKVPKRGCALSVLIMAIDMHPGCPRLKIVRCPHL from the exons ATGGGAGTTATGAACTCCCTTTGCGATGAGACCGAAGCTCTCATGGATGAAGAGTACGTCAAGTTCAGCAACATGTCAAAGGAGTTGTCATTCATCAGAGATGAACTCAGCTCCATGAATGCTTTCCTAGAGATTCTAGCAGACAAGGAGGAGCTCGATCCCCTGACCAAGAATTGGAAGAACCAAGTAAGGGAGATGGCTTATGACATTGAGGACTGGATTGATGAGGTCATGCGTCATGCCAGCCAGGACGGTACCGCAGCTGGTCTCATTTGGAAGATCATTCAGCGTCTCAGTATGCTGAGAACCAAAAATCGTATTTCAAATGAAATACGACAGATCAAGGCTCGTGTCATGGAGGTGAGTCATCGTCACAAAAGGTATAAGATTGATGTGAGCACCTCTGCATCTAAATATGTGTCTGTTGACCCTCGCCTTCATGCACTTTATGCTGATGAAGATGGCCTCGAGGGCATGGATGGTCCAAGGAATGAGCTAGTTGAGTTGTTGCTAGACGAAGGTCAACGATTGAGGGTGGTATCTGTTGTAGGAATTGGTGGTCTTGGTAAGACCACACTGGCCAATGAGGTGTACAAAAGGATTGGAGATAAATTTGATTGTCAGGCATTTGTATCAGTCTCGCAGAGACCAGACATGACAAGGATTCTCGCTAATATGTTTTCACAACTTGGGCAAGAACCACCTTCTCAACCTAGCGAGGTGCAGAACCTCATTAATGATCTTAGAAAACATCTACAAGACAAAAG GTACTTTGTCATATTTGATGATATATGGGAGGAATCGGCATGGGATATTCTTAGATGTGCCCTCCCCAAAAATGAGCAGGCTAGTAGAGTTATAACAACTACACGCATTGAAACTGTAGCTATTGCTTGTTGCAGTTATCTGCATGAGTATGTTTATAAGATGGAGCCACTAGATGACCAACAATCAAAAAGGTTATTTTTGAATAGAATATTTGGCTCTGAGGATGCTTGCCCTGAACAACTGAGAGATATTTCAACTGAAATTTTAGACAAATGTAACGGTTTGCCACTTGCCATTGTTAGTATTTCTGGCCTTTTAGCTAATCAAGCAACCACAAGAGTTGAACAGTGGGAACACGTAAGGAATTCTTTGGGCAATAAGTTTGGGAAATGCTCTGCATTGGACAGTACGAGACGAATATTGCAGCTCAGTTACAAGAACCTTCCTTATTATCTGAAGGCATGCTTTCTATACCTTGGCATTTATCCAGAGGATTACACAATTTGGAAGAACGATGTGGTCAAGCAATGGATAGCTGAAGGTTTTGTTAGTAAGGTGCAGGGACTAGATGCAGAAGATGTTGCAAGTAATTATTTCAATGAGCTGGTTAATAGGAGCATGATTTCACCTAATGATGTCAACTACCAAAACGAGGTATTATCTTGTAAGGTACACGATATGATGCTCGATTTTATATTGAGTGAGTGCGCAGAAGAGAATTTTCTGAGAATAAATGATAAACCCAATGCCTCGTTAGGCCTGCACAATAATGTCCGTCGACTCTCCATTCAATATGACAATGGAAACCATAGCGTCATGGATCCAGCCAAAAATCTGTCACATGTTCGATCTCTTGCAGCTTTTGGAGGCTCCAATTTCTTGTACCTGAATCCTCTTTCAGAGTTCAGTTTTCTTCGAGTTTTAATTGTTGGGTTCTCAGATGTTTCCTATAAGATGGAACTGGATTTCCTTGGAGTATGCAAATTGTTTCAACTGAGATATCTGAAGATTGAAACCAACATTCATGTACAGTTACAATTACCTGAGAAAATTGGGGAGCTACAGCAGTTGGAGACCCTGGACATAGAGTGGGGATCAGTTGTTATTCCATCGGATATCATTTGTCTGCCTTGCTTGACACATCTTATTATTCCGGAAAGTACCCGATTACCTGATGGGATTGGCAACATGAAGTCTCTAGTAACTCTGCAATCCTTTGATCTGGGGGAGAACTCAATAGACAGCATCAGGGGTCTCGGCCAACTGACCAATCTAAGAGATCTCAAACTCTGCTATTCCAGAACAACAATCTCCAACACAGCATTGTGTATGGATGTTTTACAATCTTCACTTGAGATGCTTTGCAACCTCAAATATCTATACATGTACTGGCCTGGTATTTGTGGGAGTGGTTTGAGTTTGTTAAACCCTTCTCCCCGCCATCTGCAGACACTAGAATTGACCTACTGGTGTTTTCCCAAAGTCCCTGAATGGATTGCAGAGCTCCATGAGCTCCAAGTTCTGAAGATTGCGATCAGAGAACTGTCAATGGATGGTTTCCTTGTCCTTGCACGGTTGCCTGCACTTACAAACCTAGGATTGCGCACCCAAGTATCACCTAGAGAGGGTATCACGATCTACAGCATGGCGTTCCCAGCCCTCAAGTACTTCAAGTATTGGTGCAGGATACCACGTCTGACCTTTGAggctggagcaatgccgaagcTGGAGAGGCTTAAGTTACGCTTCAAAGAAATCTTTGAATCACCTTCGGGTATTGAACACCTGTTCGCTCTCAAAGAGGTCTTTCTAGAAATTGGTGGCCTCCGTGGAAAGGTGCCCAAGCGAGGATGTGCCTTGTCTGTGTTGATTATGGCCATCGACATGCATCCAGGTTGTCCAAGACTCAAGATTGTCAGATGCCCACATCTGTAG
- the LOC101769427 gene encoding neo-calmodulin translates to MDEVEQQLSKQQIEEFREAFSLFDKDGDGTITSKELGTVMRSLGQSPSEEELQEMVKEVDADGSGAIDFQEFLTLLARQMREANGADEEELREAFRVFDQDQNGFISRDELRHVLQNLGERLSDDELAEMLREADVDGDGQINYTEFAKVMLAKRRNQELEGHGSDLSHSKSFCPSCTIL, encoded by the exons ATGGACGAGGTGGAGCAGCAGCTGTCCAAGCAGCAGATCGAGGAGTTCCGGGAGGCCTTCAGCCTCTTCGACAAAGATGGCGACG GGACGATCACGAGCAAGGAGCTTGGCACGGTGATGCGCTCGCTGGGGCAGAGCCCGTCCGAGGAGGAGCTGCAGGAGATGGTGAAGGAGGTGGACGCCGACGGCAGCGGCGCCATCGATTTCCAGGAGTTCCTGACCCTCCTGGCGCGCCAGATGCGGGAGGCCAacggcgccgacgaggaggagcttCGCGAGGCCTTCCGCGTCTTCGACCAGGACCAGAACGGCTTCATCTCCCGCGACGAGCTCCGCCACGTCCTCCAGAACCTCGGCGAGCGCCTCTCCGACGACGAGCTCGCCGAGATGCTCCGCGAGGccgacgtcgacggcgacggccagaTCAACTACACCGAGTTCGCCAAGGTCATGCTGGCCAA GCGAAGGAACCAGGAGTTGGAAGGCCATGGGAGCGACTTATCTCACTCCAAGAGTTTCTGTCCCTCATGTACAATCCTCTGA